GTTACAGTACCGCGTGATTTACCGCCTGCTCTCCAAACAGTCCTTATTTCAAGTGGAGCAGGTCAGACCACATGACTATCGGAGGCCCTAAGATGAAACCTTTTCGTCCAGCGCGCAAACGCATTGAGGTCTCGGTAGGAGAATCCGTCCGTATCCTTCGCGAGCTACAAGGGTACAGCCAAAACGAGCTAGCGAAGCTGACACATATTCCCCAGGCCACCCTTTCTGCTATCGAAAATGACCGTGTGCGGCTGGGCGTCGAGCGGGCCAAGATTCTTGCCTGTGCCTTACAGTGCCATCCAGCAGTGTTAATTTTTCCAGGGTGGGAAGTCACCCAAGAGACCGCAGCCTAACGAGGCGCGCCACCGCATCACCGCCCGGTGGCGGTTCTGCTGAACGTGAAAAGTCTCCTCTGGGCGGCGGCCCGAGACGGCGGGCGTTGGGCTGCTTGTTGCGTGTCGCGCAACAAGATACTTTTGCGAACATGATCAAGACATTCCGGCACAAGGGCCTGCGCCGGCTCTATGAAACGGGGAGCACGTCAGGAGTCCAGCCGGGCCATGCCAAACGCCTCCGACTGCAGTTGGTCGCTCTGGATACGGCGCAGTCTGTCGAAGACATGG
The DNA window shown above is from Deltaproteobacteria bacterium and carries:
- a CDS encoding helix-turn-helix transcriptional regulator; the protein is MKPFRPARKRIEVSVGESVRILRELQGYSQNELAKLTHIPQATLSAIENDRVRLGVERAKILACALQCHPAVLIFPGWEVTQETAA
- a CDS encoding type II toxin-antitoxin system RelE/ParE family toxin, with protein sequence MIKTFRHKGLRRLYETGSTSGVQPGHAKRLRLQLVALDTAQSVEDMDVPGFALHPLKGAMRGRWAISVNGNWRLTFEFKDGNAYVLDYEDYH